CCACTTAATATAACGCAATTATAATTACTTGAAATATAGCTTCCTAATTCTATTTCTGATCGGTTAATGTAAGGCAGGATGCTTaagtttttaatattaagattttCAATCAGAGATAAATCCATATAATCAAGAAACCCCCAAAACTGCCGAAACAACCTCAATATAAATCttcttgaataattatCCGAAATTCCGAGCTTTTCAATCAACTGATCGTTAAGAATAGGAATATCACTCCCAGAAAATTtatgattttgaaatatcatCGCTTCTTCTAGTAATCCAATTGAAAGTAGAATAAGGGAAATAGTTTCACTACTCCATTTATAACAATCGCAAGCATAAATAGAAGTTGAAATTAGttgtttaaatattaaGGTTTTGAAATTACTACATGTGTTGTCCTGTGTATTAGCCCcattcaattttattgattttttttcattagtATAATTTTCAGtcaaaatatcaatttttttttggtggtaattattgtaaatatCTGTTGAATTATATAGAACTATAGGTTGATAAATAGCTTGATTATTTATCTTATACAAGTTTTCAAAGCTTCTCGtgaatacatttttttcagtgaatttaaattcttctatttcatTCAACAACGAAGTATTTGAATTTCCCGAGAGTTCGATTTGCTTTGAATTCGAAATTAGGCAAGTCTCTAATACTTGTCTAGAATTTTTAGTTTTACTAAAGTCATTAACGTTTAAGTTTTCAGAAAATATGTTAGTTTTCTGTGTTTTTTTatccaaaataatttctgtTTCTTTTCCCCAAATAATTTGTGATTGATACGAATTTGAATCTCTATAAAAGTAATCTTTATAACCAAATTCAATCATAGAATTAGCttgtaatatatataacCCTATTGCTTGGTCTTTATACCACATTCCCtcataaataattttgtttttatcaGCTAAAAAACCCCATCCATGCCTCTGGCTTTCCAAAGTTTCGccataataaaaaaatatttcatcatcatcaatatcgagcaataaatacaaattttcgatagaaattattatattttttttctgaactttattttttttgtgtgTTATATTATCATTTCTCAATTTCTCAATAGTAGTATTCTTTGCTTCTCTGTCATATAATCCTATTCCCCCGCTATTAAATACTACTAAGCTTCTTATCTCCAAATATTCCGTCTTTGagtatatattaaaagacTCCTTGtgcatttttttgtttaattgCATAAAAATTAGTTTAATTTTGgtttataattttaaataatataaatatattcatctGAAGCgttatttttcaatagtAATTAGTACATTTTCTacctttaatattttgaagatataACAATTAGTTGTTTTAAATAAGCATTCTATTGTTGTCGTTACCATTTACTTTACTCCTGATCATTTTAATCCATTTGGCATGTTAATTACAATTAAAATGCAATTTGTTGGCGGATGATTTTGGCGCTCATACGTGTCTTAATTCTTAAAGTCAAATATCTTGGATTATTTCTGGCTCTTTTTAAATAGGTAAGTTTTCTATTTATTTAGAGAGGTAACAGGGATGATTAGAACTCTACTATAGTGCAAATAATGTTCGTTTTGAACTCCTTGCGCTACAGTAAAACCTGGAAGTATATATACAATGCCAGCTGTCATAGTTACTCTGACCTTACGGCCTCTCTACTATAGagtatattaattttcacAGCTTTTATTGTAAATTATTGAGAAAGGTTGAAATGTTATCGAGTCTCAAGgtgaataaataaagtcAATACTATAATATAGTTTTTATATAGACATTACTATTACGCTATTTATTccttaattatatttttctatGTCGAGTATGTTCTGTGGCTTTCCAAGTTTACTATTAAACGCTCAATGTGGTCATTGGGTAGCCTTGAGAGTGATGGAATTAAACTCTGAGAAAGATTAGGTTTTCATACAAGCTGGGATGCTTCATACTTACCTTTGCTTCATCAGGAGTTCTGGGTAATAGATTAACTAAAGATGCTATTTCGAATTCGTGTAGTTTTGTTGTTTCATCAAGGGCcctgaaattaatattcgTTAATTCAATTTAGATTATTTATACATGTGACTTACTCTCTAATTAGTATAACAGATGCTCTATTTTTTATCTTTCCAAACTTATATGAATAGTCGTAGGCGGACTTTATTAACGTGTGAGCTTCATCAGATCCAGATGGATAGGTTCTCATTCTGTCTTCAAGTAGCAATCTAAGTTCACTCAAATTAAGGCATTTTATTCCGTTTAACTCTAAATTTTGGGTAAGAATCAACTCATAAGATAAAAGAATAAAGTTGCATTggtaaataatttaatttttgaaaataaaactagtaattaatattccTCTTACGGAATTAAACCGAAAATAATAggtaaatatattgaagCCTTGCAACTCTATAACAAAATTACCGAACATACCTTTTCCAAACTCTAATTTTTCGatatcaaaattatcatcTGACATCcttatatattatttaaaaaaaataaatcaattttttaataaatttctttaatatttagcGCTGAATGTAcaattatctttttttttttttttttttttttttgattgatTACAATCATTAATGTAACAGATTTTTGTATGTAAAAGAATGAAGGTAAGTTAATTGacatttttaattttaaatatttcatgTTATTAGGTTGCAGTGATTGGATGTTGCCATGGCGAACTCAATCGGTTATATATGGAAGTGGAGaaatatgaaaatgagaaaaatgaaaaagttgatttaatattatgcTGTGGTGATATGCAAACAATAAGAGACGAAAATGACTTACAAGATATGGCAGTTAAATCGCATAGATCGAAAAAAGGAGATTTTTGGGAATATTATGAAGGATTAAAAAAAGCCCCTAAATTGACTATTTTTATTGGTGGGAATCATGAGACTCCAAATGTTTTGATTCCACTTTATTATGGAGGATGGGTGGCTCCAAACATTTTTTATCTGGGTAGTTCTGGAGTTATTCGAGTTGGAGATGTTAGAGTTGCAGGTATTTCAGgtatttataaaaattatgACCATTTTAGAGGTTATTATGAATCAAAACCATTTACTGAAGAAAGCAAAAGGAGCTGGTATCATATTAGATGGCTTGAAATTCAGAAATTGTTACTTATTGAGAATATAAAATCCAACTTTTTAGGTTCTACTGAGTCTAGAAAAGTAGATGTGATGATTTCTCATGATTGGCCAAATGGGATAGAAAGATTTGGAAACCTAAATTATCTTATAAGAAGAAAGCCGTATCTCaaagaagatattgaattaGGCAGGCTTGGAATTCCTGGTTGTATTGAACTCATTGAACATTTAAGGCCAACATTCTGGTTCTCAGGCCATCACCACTGTTTCTTTGACGCTTCAATAGAATTTGAGAATCAACTATATTCATCTGAATTTAGAGCAATTGACAAgtttaaaaattcaaattcg
This is a stretch of genomic DNA from Cryptosporidium parvum Iowa II chromosome 3, whole genome shotgun sequence. It encodes these proteins:
- a CDS encoding sexual stage-specific protein kinase, coding for MQLNKKMHKESFNIYSKTEYLEIRSLVVFNSGGIGLYDREAKNTTIEKLRNDNITHKKNKVQKKNIIISIENLYLLLDIDDDEIFFYYGETLESQRHGWGFLADKNKIIYEGMWYKDQAIGLYILQANSMIEFGYKDYFYRDSNSYQSQIIWGKETEIILDKKTQKTNIFSENLNVNDFSKTKNSRQVLETCLISNSKQIELSGNSNTSLLNEIEEFKFTEKNVFTRSFENLYKINNQAIYQPIVLYNSTDIYNNYHQKKIDILTENYTNEKKSIKLNGANTQDNTCSNFKTLIFKQLISTSIYACDCYKWSSETISLILLSIGLLEEAMIFQNHKFSGSDIPILNDQLIEKLGISDNYSRRFILRLFRQFWGFLDYMDLSLIENLNIKNLSILPYINRSEIELGSYISSNYNCVILSGNYKSQEVICKVLMFDTENYEELGSKERIKYRNGNDVLEYFFDNYNNKSKDLKSVDNLPICYIYKYRRESILKENLFKYIPTSVKMRNWEARILSYLSPHPNIVQCLGVTQLYMGCEALLLENCEGGSMDQYLINNNNGEFQKLRSKYSASRLEMLSWLRDIAIGMEHAHKLGILHRDLKLSNFFVSKVGKNCIGKVGDFGIAISIDSKLGYSPFTDYGNTYYAAPEVLRKEGFFKESDVWSFGMSMLEVLTKSFVFDGFCPGLVMVVNAANIDTIQKKLDVPFELNKLIKSILNPDRKMRPSFELISCELSKIIEKSQKLALQKLFEFHAFK
- a CDS encoding Dbr1p-like RNA lariat debranching enzyme, which gives rise to VAVIGCCHGELNRLYMEVEKYENEKNEKVDLILCCGDMQTIRDENDLQDMAVKSHRSKKGDFWEYYEGLKKAPKLTIFIGGNHETPNVLIPLYYGGWVAPNIFYLGSSGVIRVGDVRVAGISGIYKNYDHFRGYYESKPFTEESKRSWYHIRWLEIQKLLLIENIKSNFLGSTESRKVDVMISHDWPNGIERFGNLNYLIRRKPYLKEDIELGRLGIPGCIELIEHLRPTFWFSGHHHCFFDASIEFENQLYSSEFRAIDKFKNSNSPVRYFDINSNKNDVRIYLDFEWLTILRSVKANIPKGNFTIDKNSIPKLSGPTKSDIDAIYKNLKEVIGDFDENHYEWPLWGQANGNFKNLQDQYNFINRIIE
- a CDS encoding hypothetical protein (similar to RNA polymerase Rpb4) yields the protein IIYQCNFILLSYELILTQNLELNGIKCLNLSELRLLLEDRMRTYPSGSDEAHTLIKSAYDYSYKFGKIKNRASVILIREALDETTKLHEFEIASLVNLLPRTPDEAKVSMKHPSLYENLIFLRV